In the Candidatus Methylacidithermus pantelleriae genome, AGCTGGTGGAAACTTTTTCGATAGTGCCAACCGGTATACGGAAGGAACCAGCGAGCGCTGGCTAGGAGAGTGGATCTCTTCGGAGCGAGCCAACCTGGTCATTGGCACCAAATACACCCTGTACGAAGAGTACGGCAAGGTCAACCGGGCAGGGAATCATCGCAAGAACATGGTTCAGTCATTAGAAGCGAGTTTGAAACGACTCCGTACCGATTATGTGGACGTGTTCTGGGTGCATGCATGGGACTTTTTAACTCCTGTGGAAGAAGTGATGCGGGGATTGGACGATTTGGTTCGACTCGGAAAAGTGCTCTACGTAGGGATCTCGGACACTCCTGCATGGGTCGTCGCCCAGGCGAATACTCTGGCCAGTTTGCGCGGATGGACTCCCTTTGTGGCCTTGCAAATCGAATATAGCCTTCTGGAACGCACGCCTGAAAGAGAGCTATTGCCCATGGCGGAGGCTTTGGAACTGGCTGTCCTTCCTTGGTCACCCCTGGGTGGAGGAGTTTTAACGGGAAAATACCTCGACCCACAGAATCCAGCTGGAGGAAGGTTCGCAGGAAACCGGCCAAGCCGGCTTCAAAACCACTTTTTGAACGAGCGAACTCTAGCCATCGCCCGGGAAGTGTGCAGCGTAGCGCAGGAGCTAGGGTGTAGCCCAAGCCAGGTGGCCTTGGCCTGGTTGCGCCAAAAAAAACCCGATCCCATTCCGATTATTGGGGCGCGCACGGTCGATCAGCTTCGAGACAACCTGGGATGCCTCCAAGTGCATCTTCCGCCCAAGATGATGGAACGCCTGGACGCCGTCAGTGAGGTGAGCCTGGGCTTTCCCGGCGACTTTTTGCGAGACCCTCAAGTCCAGGACCTAATTTTTGGGGGAACGCAAGACCAAATCCTTTCGTTTCGATCCCGGTGACCGCTCCCGAAGCAAACGTGCAGGTAAGGCAAAAAATGGGAAAATCCCTTTCCCTAAGCCTCAAAGATCCAAGCCGGTCTGGCTCCCTGTAGGATCCACCGAGAGTTTCCGTAAGAACCGCCCTCCCGTTTCCCATACGCTGCGGCGATGTGCCCGAGGGTTAAAGGGACCCCTTTCCTGGTGTCTGCCCTCCCTATCCCCTATCGTTCCAACAACCGCGCTCTCGCTTCACCAAAAGGTTCCCTTGAGGTGTCCTAGGCCATAAAAGGTTAGAAGACAGTACCGTGTCCCCCGAAACCTCGAGAACTCAATCGAGCAAGAGGCGTTTCGAATGGGGAGGATAAGCTCCAACTCCAACTAGGGGATGAAGCACGATCCTAGGAGGAGCGAGGCCCAGGCCGAGGTGCCTCCGCGAAAGACTCAACGTGTCATGGCAATAACCAGAGAAACGTGCGATAGGTGATGGGCGCCCACAAGGAATGGGAGATACCGTGCAAGATCCGTAAGCCGATGCGGACGCGGAACCCTGCTCTTCCACCCATTGAGCTTAACGTGCTGGCCAAGCGAAAGCACCAGGAGAAACGCTACGACTAAGCTGCATCAGGATAGTGATATTCCAGGGTCCCCGAGAGAGGTTGGATAGATGCCCAGGCGAAAAAGAAGCCTCCTTAGCAGCCGGTGGGCTCCAGAGCTACTTCCCGAGGGCCATCCCACAATTCGGTTGGAAAAAGGCGTGACGAAAGAAAGGAAACTCTAGCTAGAGTTGTTACGCAGCTCCTAAGAAAAAAAAAGAAGCAACCATCTTATCAGACTCTGGTAGAAAACTCTATAGAAACCATTTTTTTGGAGCGATCGATCCAAATTGACAAAAATTTCTTTTTTCCCTAGGATACTTGGCGCCTTTCCTGGAAGTTTTCTGGGACCGCTTACCAAAGACCGGTGCTTGGGTGAGCGGTGGTTACCAGTTCAGTGGCGGGAGATCGAGAAAGTAATCAAACGGCCGGTTGGTGCGCTTGGAGGGAGAAAGGCAGCCGTTAAGCAACGACCGCTAGAAGGGAAGAGGATTAGATGGATAAAGTGGTGGAAAGGAAAGGATACTGGTTTTTTGTCCTGACGCTGCTACTGGCCGGATGTGCCTCAAGAGGGCCTGTTTCGGGTTCTTACTTCTTCTATCAGCCCCCGACGGGACAGGGGAACCGGGTCGTGAAAGTTTCGCTCCTGAACCAGGCTGTTTACGTCATGGAAGGGAGTCGTCCCCTGCTCGTGGCCCCGGTAGGCGTCGGCACAGCCGCCCATCCAACCCCGACAGGACACTTTCGGGTGTTTCGAAAGATTGCAGAAAAACGTTCCGGAAGCTATGGCTTTTGGGTTCGAGGTGATCAAATCGTCAAGGGAGAGTCGCCGCACAAGCCGTCCGGAAGTGGCTGGCACTATGTCGGTTACCCCATGCCCTATTGGGTGGAATTTCTTCCGGGTTACGGATTTCATCAGGGCTACGTGTGGCCCGTACCGCGAACCCACGGTTGCTTGCGGCTGGAGCAAGATGCCGCTCGCAAGTTTTTTGAACTGGTTAGTGTGGGCACGCCCGTATGGATTGCCCAACGGCAACCAGAAGACGACACACTAGGCAAGAACTTGGTTCGCCCCCAGACGTGGAAGGAACCCGATCCCCCCGCAAGTTTTCTGATTTCTCCCCTGGCGTTTCGTGAGCCATGGCGTCCAGCGCCTTCTGGCGGCTAAAAGAAAGCCTGGGCGGGAGGCGTCGGGTCGACAAATGCTAGATGTGCGTTCCCAGGTTACAACTTTTACGCCAAGGGGTTAAACCTCTGGTTTTGGAGGCTTTTCAAAGCTTTTTGCGAGCGAAAGATCGACCCGAAAAGGCTGGCTCGCCGAGATTGTTTCCAGCGCCTGTGCCGGCGATTGTGGTTGCATGTAGCCCATCAGGCGAGCGTGCGTTAGTGCATGGTCATGTTGGTACCAACCGCAATTGCGTTGATCCAACGGCCATTCATGGGGTGTTGTTCCTCCAGGATCGACGGGGCGCACTGAGAGGAAGAGTGGCCTTGAAGCAACCGGTGATGGACCTCACGCGATGTGCCGAGAACAAGGCTCTGGCCCGCGCTTTCCAAAGAGGTGGGATCTCGCCCGATCTACCTTTTTTCTTGATATCCCGCCCGTCGTCGCCGCGGCCGCTGCCGTCGGTTGTTCAAGGGTGTGAAGGTGCGCCGGCGTGTTTTAGCTCTTTCCAGGACTCAACTAGCGTCACTGAGACGGCCAGCTTGGGTCGGCTTTGTTGTCCCGTGGGACGACGGGTCATGTCAGTGCCGAGACCATCTGCGGCTCCATCGAGCGCACCGAGCCCGGCACCCGGAGGCGATAGGTGAGGGTGCACACGTTCTCGATCCCGTTGGATATCAGTACGGACCAAGCGAACCGGCTCGCTGTGCTTCAAGCCGCCTAGGCCAGTGCGCGCCACGAGCTCGTTCCCATCGGACGCGAGCACCGTGTTTGGAAGCGCGTGGCCTCAAATCCATGCGCCTGCTCGAGGCTTTGCGAAATCCCGCTCTTCGGGCAGTCATTGTGTTAGAATCCCCTCTTTACCGTGTGCGAGGCGTACAAGGGGAAAAGCCGCTTGAGCGCATCCGGAAAGAGACACGGGTACCTACGCTCCCTTTTGTAAGCGTGCGGGCGTTCCCTTGGACAAGCGCGCTTACAAGGGAAAAGTCGTCTTGCTTCCGCTCGGGCCGAATGCTCCTCCTTCCGATCCATCTTGGGAAATACCACTGGCGCATCCCCCAATCCGGTCAACCGAAAAAGAGCAAACGGGTCTTTCGCAAGAGGAATTGGTATCCCCATCTTCTCGTCGAATGCGGCGGCACGAAGCATCTTGCCTTCGGCCCGCCCATGGGTGTGGATGCCAGAGAACACAAGCTTGGCGCGACCTGCACGGGCAAGGTCTTCGGTGGCAAGCCTGTGGGTGACGAGCGCGCCCATTCCCTTGCCCTGTGCCGCCCTCTTCCTGCCAACCGCAGCCCGAACGCAAAAGAGAACCTCCGGCAGGTCTCCGGCAAAAAAAGCGGCGTGTTCAGCCCGTCAACCACCAAACAAGCCCGGCCATC is a window encoding:
- a CDS encoding aldo/keto reductase; its protein translation is MKYRLLGKSGLRVSEICLGTMTFGQVWGHGSDKEESKRIFDAFLQAGGNFFDSANRYTEGTSERWLGEWISSERANLVIGTKYTLYEEYGKVNRAGNHRKNMVQSLEASLKRLRTDYVDVFWVHAWDFLTPVEEVMRGLDDLVRLGKVLYVGISDTPAWVVAQANTLASLRGWTPFVALQIEYSLLERTPERELLPMAEALELAVLPWSPLGGGVLTGKYLDPQNPAGGRFAGNRPSRLQNHFLNERTLAIAREVCSVAQELGCSPSQVALAWLRQKKPDPIPIIGARTVDQLRDNLGCLQVHLPPKMMERLDAVSEVSLGFPGDFLRDPQVQDLIFGGTQDQILSFRSR
- a CDS encoding L,D-transpeptidase, encoding MDKVVERKGYWFFVLTLLLAGCASRGPVSGSYFFYQPPTGQGNRVVKVSLLNQAVYVMEGSRPLLVAPVGVGTAAHPTPTGHFRVFRKIAEKRSGSYGFWVRGDQIVKGESPHKPSGSGWHYVGYPMPYWVEFLPGYGFHQGYVWPVPRTHGCLRLEQDAARKFFELVSVGTPVWIAQRQPEDDTLGKNLVRPQTWKEPDPPASFLISPLAFREPWRPAPSGG